A genome region from Actinobacillus arthritidis includes the following:
- a CDS encoding ESPR-type extended signal peptide-containing protein, which translates to MNKKCYKLIFSKVRACLVPVGEY; encoded by the coding sequence ATGAATAAAAAATGTTATAAACTCATTTTTAGTAAAGTGAGAGCTTGCCTCGTGCCGGTCGGTGAATATTAA
- a CDS encoding ShlB/FhaC/HecB family hemolysin secretion/activation protein, protein MFNKYDKTFLWVLCLSSSLSYAKLNDPLNQEIQRLKHEKAINEAQQNLQKAEKFLDDTQKEMPFSEPQSPSTSDQIIKSIYVDIGKEKVDLDFTPIFKRYQGKALTSEIVLNLVKELTSVLYGKGYSTSAIGLKNGEIRDGNLAFIVHWGYVNEIKVNGESPSKFKDRAMISVLPTVKDKLLNIYDIDQFIDILSTNNKSANIKVVASEGYGKSDLNILTERTLLPTFTLGFNNSGTENNANGRNQVTANLVWSDLLGTNDTWSFNTGYRLYKQHNKNNQHNFSLGYVQPFAYYTLETRISQSDYEKEIKGIYAYPSSGKTKTANIKLSKILTRNKDVIFSLYSELEFKKKENNVANRKVNNLHHNKLTVGLSYISQLWNGKLYSDISFSNGLNWFSANKLAYNHKSEKTLRLISSSVNWHKPFAILNRNANYQMRIGMQYSLDSLYSDNQFSLGDEYTVRGFKGSVLSGDKGAYLSQTITMPFYPQKSYVSQISPFIGFDIGRAYQKLPKTNNTLAGVAGGIKAQIQKISLSLTYAKPLKSLDTQVNRKAPVYYVNGSITF, encoded by the coding sequence ATGTTTAATAAATACGACAAGACATTTTTATGGGTGTTATGCCTAAGTTCATCATTATCTTATGCCAAATTAAATGATCCGCTCAACCAAGAAATACAACGTTTAAAACATGAGAAAGCCATTAATGAGGCACAACAGAATTTACAAAAAGCGGAGAAATTTCTAGATGACACTCAAAAGGAGATGCCTTTCTCTGAACCGCAATCCCCTAGCACATCCGATCAAATCATAAAATCCATTTATGTAGATATAGGCAAGGAAAAGGTTGATTTAGATTTCACTCCTATTTTTAAACGCTATCAAGGTAAAGCATTAACATCTGAAATCGTGTTGAATTTAGTGAAAGAACTTACCTCTGTGCTATATGGAAAAGGTTACTCAACAAGTGCTATCGGTCTTAAAAACGGTGAAATTCGTGACGGTAATTTAGCTTTTATTGTGCATTGGGGGTATGTGAATGAAATTAAAGTTAACGGCGAAAGTCCCTCAAAGTTTAAAGATAGGGCAATGATTAGCGTATTGCCAACGGTAAAAGATAAATTATTAAATATTTATGATATTGACCAATTTATCGATATTTTGAGTACTAATAATAAATCGGCAAATATTAAAGTGGTTGCTAGTGAAGGATATGGTAAATCGGATCTGAATATACTGACGGAACGAACGCTATTACCGACATTCACATTGGGCTTTAATAACTCTGGTACGGAAAATAATGCGAATGGACGTAACCAAGTGACAGCGAATTTAGTCTGGAGCGATTTATTAGGAACTAATGATACTTGGTCATTCAATACAGGTTATCGCTTATATAAACAGCATAATAAAAATAATCAGCATAATTTTTCGTTAGGTTATGTTCAACCTTTTGCTTATTACACTTTAGAAACAAGGATTTCACAGTCGGATTATGAGAAAGAAATCAAAGGTATTTATGCATATCCCTCTTCTGGTAAAACCAAAACGGCAAATATTAAGCTGTCGAAAATATTAACTCGTAATAAAGATGTGATTTTTTCTTTATATAGCGAATTAGAGTTTAAGAAAAAAGAAAATAATGTCGCTAATCGCAAAGTGAATAATTTACATCATAACAAATTAACCGTTGGTTTATCTTATATCAGCCAGCTTTGGAACGGCAAATTATATAGCGATATTTCCTTCTCAAACGGTTTAAATTGGTTTAGTGCAAATAAATTAGCTTATAACCATAAAAGTGAAAAAACATTGAGACTGATTTCCAGCTCGGTTAACTGGCATAAGCCGTTTGCAATATTAAATAGAAATGCCAATTATCAAATGCGAATCGGTATGCAATATAGCCTTGACAGCTTGTATTCAGATAATCAATTTTCTCTCGGGGATGAATATACCGTACGTGGATTTAAAGGAAGTGTGCTATCGGGAGATAAAGGTGCATATTTATCACAAACCATCACTATGCCGTTTTATCCGCAAAAAAGCTATGTATCGCAAATCTCGCCTTTTATCGGCTTTGACATTGGGCGTGCTTATCAAAAATTACCTAAAACCAATAATACGTTAGCTGGTGTTGCAGGAGGTATAAAAGCACAAATTCAGAAAATTTCATTATCGTTAACTTATGCAAAACCACTCAAATCATTGGATACACAAGTTAATAGAAAGGCTCCTGTGTATTATGTGAACGGTTCGATTACTTTTTAA
- the epmB gene encoding EF-P beta-lysylation protein EpmB has product MQSVQIESSKPQWLIELAQAFNDPIALLEYLELNPQEFETAITARKLFALRVPRPFAEKMQKGNKNDPLFLQAMSATEEFLQMEGFVKDPLEEQHSPAPNILHKYHNRLLFMIKNSCAINCRYCFRRHFPYDEVKSGKAVWRQGLDYIAAHTELEEVIFSGGDPLMAKDNELDWLISALEQIPHLKTLRIHTRLPVVIPSRVTQQLCDRLSKSRLKVVMVTHINHPNEVDEVLADKLNQLRQANVVLLNQSVLLKGVNDNAQILKALSDKLFDSGVLPYYLHLLDRVEGASHFFIEDRQAVKIYQELQQITSGYLVPKLAREIAKEPNKTLIV; this is encoded by the coding sequence ATGCAATCAGTCCAAATTGAATCTTCCAAACCCCAATGGCTTATCGAACTGGCTCAGGCCTTTAATGATCCTATTGCTTTATTAGAATATCTTGAGCTGAATCCGCAGGAATTTGAAACGGCAATAACAGCACGTAAATTATTTGCATTACGTGTGCCTCGCCCATTTGCCGAAAAAATGCAAAAAGGTAATAAAAATGACCCGCTTTTTTTGCAGGCAATGTCGGCAACTGAGGAGTTTTTACAGATGGAAGGCTTTGTGAAAGATCCGTTAGAGGAACAGCACAGCCCTGCACCAAATATTTTGCATAAGTATCATAACCGTCTGCTATTTATGATTAAAAATAGCTGTGCAATTAATTGCCGTTACTGCTTCCGCCGTCATTTTCCTTATGATGAAGTAAAAAGCGGTAAAGCGGTTTGGCGACAAGGATTGGACTATATTGCGGCACATACGGAATTAGAAGAAGTGATTTTCTCCGGCGGTGATCCGTTAATGGCAAAAGATAACGAATTAGATTGGTTGATTTCCGCTTTGGAACAAATTCCGCATCTTAAAACCTTACGGATTCATACCCGTTTACCGGTGGTGATTCCAAGCCGTGTCACACAACAATTATGTGACCGATTATCAAAATCTCGTTTAAAAGTCGTGATGGTCACACATATCAATCATCCTAATGAAGTAGATGAAGTCTTAGCTGATAAACTTAACCAATTACGCCAAGCAAATGTTGTGTTACTCAATCAATCCGTTTTACTCAAAGGGGTTAATGATAATGCACAAATACTGAAAGCATTAAGTGATAAATTATTTGATAGTGGTGTATTGCCGTATTATTTACATTTGCTCGATAGAGTAGAAGGAGCAAGTCATTTCTTTATTGAAGATAGACAAGCGGTCAAAATTTATCAAGAATTGCAACAGATCACATCCGGCTATTTAGTGCCGAAATTAGCAAGGGAAATTGCTAAAGAACCAAATAAAACTTTAATTGTATAA
- the efp gene encoding elongation factor P produces MASYSTNDFKPGLKFIQDGEPCVIVENEFVKPGKGQAFTRTKIRKLISGKVLEINFKSGTSVEATDVVDYNYTYSYKDEDFWYFMHPETFEQISVDEKALGDNDKWLVDQAECIITLWNGSAISVTPPNFVELEVVETDPGLKGDTAGTGGKPATLSTGAVVRVPLFVQIGEVIRVDTRSGEYVSRVK; encoded by the coding sequence ATGGCTAGCTACAGCACTAATGACTTCAAACCGGGTTTAAAATTCATCCAAGATGGTGAACCTTGTGTAATCGTTGAGAACGAATTTGTTAAACCGGGTAAAGGCCAAGCATTTACCCGTACTAAAATCCGTAAATTAATCTCTGGTAAAGTATTAGAGATCAACTTCAAATCAGGTACTTCTGTTGAAGCGACGGACGTTGTAGATTACAACTACACTTACTCATACAAAGATGAAGATTTCTGGTACTTTATGCACCCGGAAACATTCGAACAAATCTCTGTAGATGAAAAAGCACTAGGCGACAACGACAAATGGTTAGTTGACCAAGCTGAATGTATCATCACATTATGGAACGGCTCTGCAATTTCTGTAACTCCACCAAACTTCGTTGAATTAGAAGTAGTTGAAACCGATCCGGGCTTAAAAGGTGATACAGCAGGTACCGGCGGTAAACCGGCAACATTAAGCACAGGTGCAGTTGTTCGTGTACCATTATTCGTACAAATCGGCGAAGTAATCCGTGTTGATACTCGTTCTGGCGAATACGTTTCACGTGTGAAATAA
- a CDS encoding DUF805 domain-containing protein yields MRRSRLNYLGYSVLAYCSFILFSGFIIYSAKYSYYDNWEEYQNRIESLYVILIIHLGIRIYLTAGRLKDMDKNPYWAWTVIIPFAWLYFVFAKGSVGDNQYGKSPKAIRDEEEIKKAESRAITNPTEIDLVLQHLEQSTFPDVGRVRSINFVMKEENERYFYAISPENVRKLRKRLGILANRLKDNEKSYGFLYAERNFYIGDRLIFSWKNEVNI; encoded by the coding sequence ATGCGTAGATCAAGGCTAAATTATTTAGGATATTCAGTATTGGCATATTGTAGTTTTATTTTATTTAGTGGCTTTATAATCTATAGTGCTAAGTATTCATATTATGATAATTGGGAAGAGTATCAGAATCGAATTGAATCTTTATATGTAATTCTTATTATTCATTTAGGAATCAGAATATACCTTACAGCAGGTCGCTTAAAAGATATGGATAAAAATCCCTATTGGGCTTGGACAGTTATTATTCCTTTTGCTTGGTTGTATTTTGTTTTTGCTAAAGGGTCAGTAGGAGATAATCAATATGGAAAATCGCCCAAAGCTATTCGTGATGAAGAAGAAATAAAAAAAGCAGAGAGCAGAGCAATAACTAATCCAACAGAGATTGACTTAGTGTTACAGCACTTAGAGCAATCTACATTTCCTGATGTTGGTCGAGTTAGAAGTATTAACTTTGTAATGAAAGAAGAAAATGAACGTTACTTTTATGCGATTTCGCCAGAAAACGTTAGAAAACTTCGCAAGCGTTTAGGAATTTTAGCTAATAGGTTAAAAGATAACGAAAAAAGTTATGGATTTTTATACGCAGAGAGAAATTTTTATATAGGAGATAGATTGATATTTTCTTGGAAAAATGAAGTGAACATTTAG
- the glnS gene encoding glutamine--tRNA ligase → MTEEILENAPETRANFITHIIDEDLKSGKHNNVYTRFPPEPNGYLHIGHAKSICLNFGIAQEYKGLCNLRFDDTNPVKEDVEYVDSIKQDVEWLGFKWEGEPRYASDYFDQLYGYAIELINKGLAYVDELSPDEMREYRGTLTEPGKNSPYRDRSVEENLALFEKMKNGEFEEGKACLRAKIDMASPFIVMRDPVIYRVKFAHHHQTGNKWCIYPMYDFTHCISDAIERITHSLCTLEFQDNRRLYDWVLENISIERPLPHQYEFSRLNLEGTLTSKRKLLKLVTDGTVDGWNDPRMPTISGLRRRGYTPASLREFCRRIGVTKQDNVVEYSALEACIREDLNENAPRAMAVINPIRVVIENFGDKEILKAPNHPNRPELGERDLPFTRELYIDEADFREEANKQYKRLVLGKEVRLRNAYVIKAERVEKDENGKITTIFCTYDPETLGKNPADGRKVKGVIHWVSAEDNKPAEFRIYNRLFTVANPGAEDDINAVLNPESLVIKHGFVEQSLVNAKAEQGYQFEREGYYCLDSKDGSAENLVFNLTVSLKEGFTA, encoded by the coding sequence ATGACAGAAGAAATTTTAGAAAATGCGCCGGAAACCCGTGCGAATTTTATTACCCATATTATTGATGAAGATTTAAAAAGCGGTAAACACAATAATGTTTACACTCGTTTCCCACCTGAGCCGAACGGCTATTTACATATCGGTCACGCAAAATCTATCTGCTTAAACTTCGGTATTGCCCAAGAATATAAAGGCTTATGTAACCTTCGTTTTGATGATACGAATCCGGTAAAAGAAGACGTTGAATACGTTGATTCAATCAAACAAGACGTAGAATGGTTAGGCTTTAAATGGGAAGGCGAACCTCGCTATGCGTCTGACTATTTTGATCAACTTTACGGCTATGCGATTGAGTTAATCAATAAAGGTTTGGCTTATGTTGATGAACTTTCGCCGGATGAAATGCGTGAATATCGTGGTACGTTAACTGAGCCGGGCAAAAACAGCCCGTACCGTGACCGTAGCGTGGAAGAAAACTTAGCGTTATTTGAAAAAATGAAAAACGGTGAGTTTGAAGAAGGTAAAGCGTGTTTACGTGCCAAAATTGATATGGCATCACCGTTTATCGTAATGCGTGACCCGGTCATCTATCGTGTCAAATTTGCTCACCATCACCAAACCGGTAATAAATGGTGTATCTATCCGATGTACGATTTTACACACTGTATTTCGGATGCGATTGAACGCATTACTCACTCGTTATGTACGCTTGAATTCCAAGATAACCGCCGTTTATACGATTGGGTACTTGAAAATATTTCTATTGAGCGTCCATTACCGCACCAATATGAATTTTCTCGTTTAAATTTAGAAGGCACACTCACTTCTAAACGTAAATTATTGAAATTAGTCACAGATGGCACGGTGGACGGTTGGAATGACCCACGTATGCCGACAATTTCAGGTTTACGTCGTCGTGGTTATACACCGGCATCATTACGTGAATTTTGTCGCCGTATCGGTGTGACAAAACAAGATAACGTGGTGGAATACTCTGCACTTGAAGCTTGTATTCGTGAAGATTTAAACGAAAACGCACCACGTGCAATGGCAGTAATCAATCCTATTCGTGTTGTGATTGAAAACTTTGGTGATAAAGAAATCTTAAAAGCACCGAATCACCCGAACCGTCCGGAATTAGGCGAGCGTGATTTACCGTTTACGCGTGAACTTTATATCGATGAAGCAGACTTCCGTGAAGAAGCAAATAAACAATACAAACGTTTAGTATTGGGTAAAGAAGTGCGCTTACGTAATGCTTATGTAATTAAAGCTGAGCGTGTAGAAAAAGACGAAAACGGTAAAATCACTACCATTTTCTGTACTTACGATCCGGAAACTTTAGGTAAAAATCCTGCTGACGGTCGCAAAGTGAAAGGGGTAATTCACTGGGTATCCGCGGAAGATAACAAACCGGCTGAATTCCGTATTTACAACCGTTTATTCACGGTAGCAAACCCAGGTGCTGAAGACGATATTAATGCGGTATTAAACCCAGAATCATTGGTAATCAAACACGGTTTCGTAGAACAAAGCCTAGTTAATGCAAAAGCGGAACAAGGCTACCAATTCGAACGTGAAGGCTATTACTGTTTAGACAGTAAAGACGGTTCGGCTGAAAACTTAGTATTTAACTTAACTGTAAGTTTAAAAGAAGGTTTTACCGCTTAA
- a CDS encoding DHA2 family efflux MFS transporter permease subunit yields the protein MGDVSHKGLAWIAALALFMQALDATILNTALPAISNSLKESPLDMQMAIISYALTVVALIPLSGWLADKFGTLRVFRGAILLFVLGSIACAISWSLNSLVLARIIQGVGGALMMPVARLTIIRSVPKTQLVATWNLMAMAGLTGPILGPILGGWLVTYTSWHWIFLINIPIGLIGIMIAGRFMPNLTQPPRKLDWRGFFLFATGLVGLTLGLEFIAEDIGNLAKATPILAVGFILICGYCWYAYRAEEPLLPLAMFKIRTFRIGIASNMLIRLSGSGIPFLLPLMLQVAFGYSADIVGWLMAPLALSSVLAKSFISRVLEKLGYRNTLLVNALLMTLAIISMSVLNAQSPLWLFILLVIWFGTCMSFMFTAVNTLTVCDLSDQYASAGSTMMSVVQQVGIGIGIAVSAVILGMYRANIGETDVLLTQAFSYTFLTSAIFGLILALNIARLARQDGNHLHSKKA from the coding sequence ATGGGAGATGTTTCACATAAAGGATTAGCATGGATTGCCGCATTAGCTTTATTTATGCAGGCATTAGATGCGACCATTCTGAATACTGCCTTACCGGCTATTTCCAATAGCCTAAAAGAATCCCCGTTAGATATGCAAATGGCAATTATCAGTTATGCGTTGACTGTTGTCGCTTTAATTCCGTTAAGTGGTTGGTTAGCGGATAAATTCGGTACATTGCGAGTTTTTCGCGGTGCGATTTTGTTATTTGTCTTGGGATCTATTGCTTGTGCTATATCTTGGTCGTTAAATAGCTTAGTTTTAGCTCGTATCATACAAGGTGTTGGCGGTGCGTTAATGATGCCGGTTGCTCGGCTTACTATTATTCGTAGCGTACCGAAAACACAACTGGTTGCCACGTGGAACTTAATGGCAATGGCTGGGTTGACTGGACCGATACTTGGTCCGATTTTGGGTGGTTGGTTAGTAACTTATACTTCATGGCATTGGATATTTCTGATTAATATTCCGATTGGCTTAATCGGTATAATGATTGCTGGTCGATTTATGCCGAATCTCACACAACCGCCACGTAAATTGGATTGGAGAGGCTTTTTCTTATTTGCGACAGGATTAGTCGGGCTTACTTTAGGCTTAGAATTTATCGCTGAAGATATTGGTAATTTAGCCAAAGCCACACCGATTTTAGCTGTGGGTTTTATACTGATTTGCGGATATTGTTGGTATGCTTACCGAGCAGAAGAACCTCTCTTACCTTTAGCGATGTTTAAAATCCGTACGTTCCGTATCGGTATTGCATCGAATATGTTAATTCGTTTAAGTGGCTCAGGCATACCTTTTCTATTACCGTTAATGTTACAAGTGGCTTTTGGCTACAGTGCGGACATTGTTGGTTGGTTAATGGCACCTTTAGCTTTAAGCTCCGTTTTAGCAAAATCGTTTATTAGCAGAGTATTAGAAAAACTAGGCTACCGGAATACCTTACTTGTTAATGCGTTATTAATGACATTAGCGATTATTAGTATGTCCGTACTTAATGCTCAATCGCCTTTATGGCTCTTTATTTTATTGGTCATATGGTTTGGGACTTGTATGTCATTTATGTTTACTGCAGTAAATACATTGACGGTGTGTGATTTAAGCGATCAATACGCTAGTGCGGGTTCAACAATGATGAGTGTCGTCCAACAGGTTGGCATCGGCATAGGCATAGCCGTTTCTGCGGTAATTCTCGGTATGTATCGTGCAAATATCGGCGAAACGGATGTATTACTAACACAAGCATTTAGTTACACATTTCTCACCTCTGCAATTTTCGGGCTAATATTAGCACTTAATATCGCTCGTTTAGCTCGACAAGACGGCAATCATTTACATAGTAAAAAAGCATAA